GCTTCGTGCTGTCCAAGGGCCACGCCTCCCCGCTGCTGTACTCCGCGTACAAGGCGGCCGGTGTCGTCGATGACGAGGAGTTGCTGACCTTCCGCAAGCTCGGCAGCCGTCTCGAAGGACACCCGACGCCGCGCAAGCTGCCCTGGGTCGAGACGGCGACCGGATCGCTGGGCCAGGGACTGCCGGTCGGCGTCGGCATCGCGCTGTCCGGGAAGCGGCTGGACCGCACCGGCTACCGCGTGTGGGTGCTGTGCGGCGACAGCGAGCTCGCCGAGGGCTCGGTCTGGGAGGCCGCCGAGCACGCCGGTCACGAGCACCTCGACAACCTCACCGCGATCGTGGACGTCAACCGGCTCGGCCAGCGCGGCCCCACCCGGCACGGCCACGACCTCGACGCCTACGCCCGCCGTTTCCAGGCCTTCGGCTGGCACACGGTCGAGGTCGACGGGCACGACGTGGACGCCGTCGACCGCGCGTACGGCGAGGCCGAGTCCACCAAGGGGCAGCCCACCGCGATCCTCGCCCGCACGCTCAAGGGCAAGGGCGTCGCCGACGTCGAGGACCGCGAGGGACTGCACGGGAAGCCGCTGAAGAACGCCGACGACGCCATCGAGGAGCTCGGCGGCGTACGCGACCTCCGTGTCCAGGTGCACGAGCCGCCGGCCGCCCGCATGCTGCACGCCGTCCGCTCAGGGCACCTCGAACTGCCCCGCTGGGACACCGGCGAGGAAGTGGCGACCCGGAACGCCTACGGGCAGGCCCTCACCGCCCTCGGCACCGGACGCGGAGACGTCGTCGCCCTCGACGGCGAGGTCGGCGACTCGACCCGTACCGAGTTCTTCGCCAAGGAACACCCCGACCGCTACTTCGAGTGCTACATCGCCGAGCAGCAGATGGTCGCGGCCGCCGTGGGACTCGCCGCGCGCGGCTGGGTGCCGTACGCCGGCACCTTCGCGGCCTTCCTCACCCGCGCCTACGACTTCGTGCGCATGGCCTCCATCAGCGGGGCCGGCATCAACCTCGTCGGCTCGCACGCGGGCGTCGCCATCGGGCAGGACGGGCCCAGCCAGATGGGCCTGGAGGACCTGGCGATGATGCGGGCGATCCACGGCTCGACCGTGCTGTACCCGTGCGACGCCAACCAGACCGCCCACCTGGTCGCCGAGATGGCGGGCCTGGACGGCATCCGCTATCTGCGTACGGGTCGCGGCGAGAGCCCGGTGATCTACGGCCCCGAGGAGGAGTTCCCGATCGGCGGCAGCAAGGTGCTGCGCTCCTCCGAGAGCGACCGGCTGACGGTCGTCGCCGCGGGCGTCACCGTGCACGAGGCACTGAAGGCCGCCGAGGCGCTGGACCAGGAGGGCATCCGCGTCCGGGTCGTCGACCTGTACTCGGTCAAGCCCGTCGACCGCGCCACCCTGCGGCAGGCCGCCGAGGACACCGGCTGTCTGCTGACCGTGGAGGACCACCGCGAGGAGGGCGGTCTCGGCGACGCCGTCCTCGACGCCTTCGCCGACGGCCGGCCGGTACCGCGCCTGGTGCGCCTGGCCGTCCGTACGATGCCGGGCTCGGCCTCGCCCGAGGAGCAGCTGCACGCCGCGGGCATAGACGCCGAGTCGATCGCGGCTGCCGGCCGGCTGCTGGTGGAGCAGGCGATCGTGCCGTGACCGGGGACGACACACGGTCGGTACGGGTGGGGAAGCGCACCGTCGAGGTGCACCGGCCGGACAAGGTGCTCTTCCCCGGCGGCGACGGCGCCAAGGAGTACACCAAGGGCGATCTCGTCGACTACTACCGGTCCGTCGCGCCCTTCATGCTGCCGCACCTGCGGGGCCGTCCGCTGATGCTGGAACGGCATCCGGACGGAGTCACCGGCCCCCGGTTCATGCAGAAGAACACCCCGGACAGCTACCCGGAGTGGATCGGCCGCGTCGAGGTGCCGAAGGAGGGCGGCACCGTCTGCCACACTGTCTGTGACGACACCGCCACTCTCCTGTACCTCGCCGACCAGGCCTCCCTCACCCTGCACCGCTGGCTGTCCCGGGTGGCCAGCGTCGAGCGGCCCGACCGGATGGTCTTCGACCTCGACCCGGCCGGGGACGACGACTTCGCCGCGGTCCACGAGGCGGCCCGGCTGCTCGGGGAACTGCTCGACGAGCTGAAACTGCCCTCGGCGCTGATGACCACCGGCTCGCGCGGGCTGCATGTGATCGTGCCCCTCAACGGCCGGCACGACTTCGACGAGGTCCGGAAGTTCGCCAGGGACGTCGCCGACACCCTGGTCGCGGGCCGGCCCGACCGGCTCACCACCGCCGCCCGGAAGAAGGACCGCGGCGACCGCCTCTACCTCGACGTACAGCGCAACGCCTACGCGCAGACCGCCGTCGCACCCTTCACCGTACGGGCGAAACCCGGCGCTCCCGTGGCCACCCCGATGGCCTGGGACCAGCTGGACGACCCGGGCCTGGACGCTCGCCGCTGGACCATCGCCGACGCGGTCGGACAGGCCCGCAGCAATCCGTGGGCCGGGGTCATGGCCAAGGGGCGCGCCCTCGGTCCCGCCCGGCGCAGGCTGAACGCGTTGATGCCCTCTTGAAGGTTTGGCGAAGGAACGAGCGGCCACCCGAGGTGAGAGGTGCCATGTCGAACACAAAAAACTCATCGGAATCACGGAATTCACGAAGTGCCCCCGAAGGGGCAGAAAAGGACACCGAAGAGCGCGTGGCGGAAAACCGGCGGCCGAATCCCATGGAGGTGCTGCGCAACGCGCGCACCCAGCTGGCCGAGCTGATCGGCATGGCCGCCGAGAACGTGTCGTCCTTCGAACAGACGGAGGACGGCTGGGCGCTCGAGATCGAGGTCCTGGAGCTGCCCCGCGTGCCCGACACGATGAGCCTGATGGCGAGCTACCAGGTCGAACTCGACCCGGAAGGACAGCTCACCGGATATCGGCGCGTTCGCCGTTATGAACGCGGGCGCGCGGACGCACACAGGCGGGGCGGCCGTTAGGCCGCCCCACCGCACAGACATCCGTTCACCAGCACACAGAAGAGGAGGCGCGGTCGACATGACCGTTGTCCCGGCACAACAGAGCGGTGGCGGAGGCGGCTCCAGCGGCCTCTACGACGTTCTGGAACTGGTCCTCGACAGGGGTCTCGTCATCGACGCGTTCGTACGGGTCTCCCTTGTCGGCATCGAAATCCTGAAGATCGACGTCCGGGTCGTGGTGGCCAGCGTCGACACCTACCTGCGCTTCGCCGAAGCGTGCAACCGGCTGGACCTGGAGGCCGGGCCGCGCAAGGACCCCGGCCTGCCCGACCTGGTCGGCGAGATGACCGAGTCCGGCGCCCGCGGCAAGTCCAAGGGAGCGCTCTCCGGTGCCGCCGAGACCATCTCCGGTGCTTTCAAGCAGGCCCGTGAGGAGGGCCAGACGGAGTCCAGGCCGCGAGCCCGCAAGGCGACGTCCTCGCGCCGGAAGGAGGAAGAGGAGTGAGCACGTACGTGTACGGCATCACCGCCGCTTCCCACCCCGCGCTGCCCGAGGACCTGGCAGGGGTCGGCGACCCCGCGCTTCCGGTGCGGGTGCTGAAGGAGGGCGATCTGGCGGCCATCGTCAGCGACGCCCCCGAAGGGCTGCGGCCCAAGCGCCGTGATCTCCTCGCCCACCAGAACGTCCTGAGCGAGGCGGGCGCGGGCGGCTGCATCCTGCCCATGCGGTTCGGCAGCGTCGCCCCTGACGACGGCACCGTCACCGGTGTCCTCGCGGAACGCTCCGAGCACTACAAGGAGCGACTGAGGGCCCTTGACGGCAAGGTCG
This portion of the Streptomyces canus genome encodes:
- a CDS encoding transketolase, producing MNTGELVELAQQLRVDSVRSSAAAGSGHPTSSMSAADLMAVLLANHFRYDFDRPEHPGNDRFVLSKGHASPLLYSAYKAAGVVDDEELLTFRKLGSRLEGHPTPRKLPWVETATGSLGQGLPVGVGIALSGKRLDRTGYRVWVLCGDSELAEGSVWEAAEHAGHEHLDNLTAIVDVNRLGQRGPTRHGHDLDAYARRFQAFGWHTVEVDGHDVDAVDRAYGEAESTKGQPTAILARTLKGKGVADVEDREGLHGKPLKNADDAIEELGGVRDLRVQVHEPPAARMLHAVRSGHLELPRWDTGEEVATRNAYGQALTALGTGRGDVVALDGEVGDSTRTEFFAKEHPDRYFECYIAEQQMVAAAVGLAARGWVPYAGTFAAFLTRAYDFVRMASISGAGINLVGSHAGVAIGQDGPSQMGLEDLAMMRAIHGSTVLYPCDANQTAHLVAEMAGLDGIRYLRTGRGESPVIYGPEEEFPIGGSKVLRSSESDRLTVVAAGVTVHEALKAAEALDQEGIRVRVVDLYSVKPVDRATLRQAAEDTGCLLTVEDHREEGGLGDAVLDAFADGRPVPRLVRLAVRTMPGSASPEEQLHAAGIDAESIAAAGRLLVEQAIVP
- the ligD gene encoding non-homologous end-joining DNA ligase yields the protein MTGDDTRSVRVGKRTVEVHRPDKVLFPGGDGAKEYTKGDLVDYYRSVAPFMLPHLRGRPLMLERHPDGVTGPRFMQKNTPDSYPEWIGRVEVPKEGGTVCHTVCDDTATLLYLADQASLTLHRWLSRVASVERPDRMVFDLDPAGDDDFAAVHEAARLLGELLDELKLPSALMTTGSRGLHVIVPLNGRHDFDEVRKFARDVADTLVAGRPDRLTTAARKKDRGDRLYLDVQRNAYAQTAVAPFTVRAKPGAPVATPMAWDQLDDPGLDARRWTIADAVGQARSNPWAGVMAKGRALGPARRRLNALMPS
- a CDS encoding gas vesicle protein GvpO, yielding MSNTKNSSESRNSRSAPEGAEKDTEERVAENRRPNPMEVLRNARTQLAELIGMAAENVSSFEQTEDGWALEIEVLELPRVPDTMSLMASYQVELDPEGQLTGYRRVRRYERGRADAHRRGGR
- a CDS encoding gas vesicle structural protein GvpA; this encodes MTVVPAQQSGGGGGSSGLYDVLELVLDRGLVIDAFVRVSLVGIEILKIDVRVVVASVDTYLRFAEACNRLDLEAGPRKDPGLPDLVGEMTESGARGKSKGALSGAAETISGAFKQAREEGQTESRPRARKATSSRRKEEEE